Proteins from a genomic interval of Streptococcus sp. D7B5:
- a CDS encoding DUF1129 family protein gives MSQIDLQKLTKKNQEFIHIATQQFIKDGKTDAEIKAVFEEVIPKILEEQAKGTTARSLYGAPTHWAHSFTVKEQYEKEHPKENDDPKLMIMDSALFITSLFALVSALTTFFSTDQAIGYGLITLLLVGLVGGLAFYLMYYFVYQYYGPDTDRSQRPPFWKSILVILAAMLLWLVVFFATSFLPANLNPVLAPLPLAILGAALLALRFYLKKRFNIRSASAGPSRY, from the coding sequence ATGTCTCAGATTGATTTACAAAAATTAACTAAGAAAAACCAAGAGTTTATCCACATCGCTACCCAACAATTTATTAAAGATGGTAAAACAGACGCTGAAATCAAGGCTGTCTTTGAGGAAGTCATTCCTAAAATCCTTGAAGAGCAAGCCAAGGGGACGACTGCACGTTCCCTCTACGGGGCTCCAACCCACTGGGCTCATAGCTTCACTGTCAAGGAGCAATACGAAAAAGAGCATCCAAAAGAAAATGACGATCCAAAACTCATGATTATGGACTCAGCCCTTTTTATCACCAGTCTCTTTGCATTGGTTAGCGCTCTGACTACCTTCTTCTCTACAGATCAGGCTATTGGCTATGGCTTGATTACCCTCTTGTTGGTTGGACTTGTAGGAGGACTTGCCTTCTACTTGATGTACTACTTTGTCTACCAGTACTATGGACCAGACACAGATCGTAGCCAGCGCCCTCCTTTCTGGAAATCAATCCTCGTCATCCTCGCTGCTATGCTTCTTTGGTTGGTTGTCTTCTTTGCAACAAGCTTCCTACCAGCCAACCTCAATCCAGTCCTTGCTCCATTGCCTTTGGCTATCCTGGGAGCTGCCCTTCTCGCTCTTCGCTTCTATCTCAAGAAACGTTTCAATATCCGAAGTGCAAGCGCGGGCCCATCACGTTATTAA
- a CDS encoding magnesium transporter CorA family protein, whose protein sequence is MKQVFLSTTTEFKEIDTLEPGTWINLVNPTQNESLEIANAFDIDIADLRAPLDAEEMSRITIEDEYTLIIVDVPITEERNNRTYYVTIPLGIIITEETIITTCLEPLPVLDVFINRRLRNFYTFMRSRFIFQILYRNAELYLTALRSIDRKSEQIESQLHKSTRNEELIELMELEKTIVYFKASLKTNERVIKKLTSATSNIKKYLEDEDLLEDTLIETQQAIEMADIYGNVLHSMTETFASIISNNQNNIMKTLALVTIVMSVPTMIFSAYGMNFKDNEIPLNGEPHAFWLIVFIAFAMSVSLTLYLIHKKWF, encoded by the coding sequence ATGAAACAAGTTTTTCTCTCAACAACAACGGAATTTAAAGAGATCGACACGCTTGAACCAGGTACTTGGATCAACCTCGTCAATCCTACACAAAATGAATCGTTGGAAATCGCTAACGCCTTCGACATTGACATTGCCGACCTTCGAGCACCGCTCGATGCGGAAGAAATGTCCCGTATTACCATCGAAGATGAGTACACTTTGATCATCGTGGACGTTCCCATCACAGAGGAAAGAAACAATCGTACCTACTACGTTACGATTCCGCTGGGGATTATCATCACAGAGGAAACCATTATCACCACCTGCTTGGAACCCCTCCCCGTTCTCGATGTCTTTATCAACCGTAGACTGCGCAACTTTTACACCTTCATGCGTTCACGCTTTATCTTCCAGATTCTCTATCGCAACGCCGAACTTTACCTTACGGCCCTTCGTTCGATTGACCGTAAGAGTGAACAAATCGAAAGTCAACTTCACAAATCCACTCGAAACGAAGAGCTGATTGAGCTCATGGAATTGGAAAAGACCATCGTCTATTTCAAGGCCTCACTGAAGACGAACGAGCGCGTGATTAAGAAATTGACTAGCGCAACTAGCAATATCAAGAAATACCTAGAAGACGAAGACCTACTCGAAGACACTCTGATTGAAACCCAACAGGCCATCGAGATGGCAGATATCTATGGAAATGTCCTTCACTCTATGACAGAGACCTTTGCCTCTATCATTTCCAACAACCAGAACAACATCATGAAGACCCTGGCTCTCGTGACCATCGTTATGTCTGTCCCAACCATGATCTTCTCAGCCTACGGGATGAACTTTAAGGATAATGAAATCCCTCTAAACGGTGAGCCTCATGCCTTCTGGTTAATCGTCTTTATCGCCTTTGCTATGAGTGTTTCGCTCACTCTCTATCTCATCCATAAAAAATGGTTCTAA
- a CDS encoding SemiSWEET family transporter has product MTKQKINQIVGSIGAFIGIIVFIAYIPQIFANLQGNKAQPFQPLSAAVSCLIWVIYGWTKEPKKDWILIIPNSAGVVLGGLTFLTAL; this is encoded by the coding sequence ATGACTAAACAAAAAATAAATCAAATTGTCGGTTCAATCGGGGCCTTTATCGGGATTATTGTATTTATCGCCTACATCCCACAAATTTTTGCCAATTTACAAGGCAACAAAGCTCAACCATTCCAGCCTTTATCCGCAGCAGTATCTTGTTTAATTTGGGTTATTTACGGATGGACAAAAGAGCCTAAGAAGGATTGGATACTAATTATTCCAAACTCAGCTGGCGTTGTCTTAGGTGGACTGACATTTCTTACTGCACTATAA
- a CDS encoding DNA-3-methyladenine glycosylase I — protein sequence MPKRCGWVKMNNPLYVAYHDEEWGQPLHDDRALFELLCMETYQAGLSWETVLNKRQAFREAFHGYQIQAVAEMTDGELEALLENPAIIRNRAKLFATRSNVQAFLQVQEAYGSFDAYLWSFVNGQTIINDVPDYRLAPAKTSLSEKISKDLKKRGFKFTGPVAVLAFLQAAGLIDDHENDCEWKNGN from the coding sequence ATGCCAAAACGCTGTGGTTGGGTAAAAATGAATAATCCCTTATATGTAGCCTATCATGATGAGGAGTGGGGGCAACCCCTTCATGATGACCGCGCTCTTTTTGAACTGCTCTGTATGGAGACTTATCAGGCTGGTCTGTCTTGGGAAACGGTACTCAACAAACGCCAGGCTTTCCGAGAAGCATTTCATGGCTATCAAATTCAAGCGGTCGCGGAAATGACAGATGGGGAGTTGGAAGCCTTGTTAGAGAATCCAGCCATCATCCGAAATCGTGCCAAGCTCTTTGCGACACGCTCCAATGTCCAAGCATTTTTACAAGTTCAGGAAGCATATGGCTCCTTTGATGCCTATCTCTGGTCTTTTGTCAATGGACAAACCATCATCAATGATGTCCCCGACTATCGCTTAGCCCCAGCTAAAACGTCTTTATCTGAGAAAATATCCAAGGATCTCAAAAAACGTGGTTTCAAATTCACAGGTCCAGTTGCGGTTTTGGCTTTTCTACAAGCAGCAGGTTTGATTGACGACCACGAAAATGATTGTGAGTGGAAAAACGGAAATTAG
- a CDS encoding helix-turn-helix transcriptional regulator has protein sequence MKLAEKLFELRKEKGWSQEKLAEQINVSRQSISKWESGQVLPEIEKIIELSKIFQVTTDYLLLDENSEKTSTEVILEEDKDKYYKEVKSFGLWQVIYIFVLALAIYLFLAGSSFPAEFTAWIWLTFVLLIASAIAISKTLKTKQRYLDKVIGLENPSNQDDSMKP, from the coding sequence ATGAAACTCGCAGAAAAACTATTTGAGCTCCGAAAGGAAAAAGGTTGGTCCCAGGAAAAGCTAGCAGAACAAATCAATGTCTCTCGGCAAAGTATCTCCAAGTGGGAGTCTGGTCAAGTTCTTCCAGAAATCGAAAAAATCATTGAATTAAGCAAGATTTTTCAAGTGACAACTGACTATCTACTACTAGATGAAAACTCTGAAAAAACTTCTACAGAAGTGATTTTGGAGGAAGATAAGGACAAATACTATAAAGAAGTTAAATCTTTTGGCCTCTGGCAGGTGATTTATATTTTCGTCTTAGCTCTGGCTATCTATCTCTTTTTAGCTGGTTCTAGTTTTCCAGCCGAGTTCACCGCCTGGATTTGGCTGACCTTCGTTCTTTTGATTGCTTCAGCGATTGCTATCAGCAAGACTCTCAAAACCAAACAACGTTATCTTGATAAAGTGATTGGTCTTGAGAATCCCTCAAACCAAGACGACTCTATGAAACCTTGA
- the ruvA gene encoding Holliday junction branch migration protein RuvA has protein sequence MYEYFKGIISKITAKYIVLEVNSIGYILHVANPYAYSGQVNQETQIYVHQVVREDAHLLYGFRSEDEKKLFLSLISVSGIGPVSALAIIAADDNAGLVQAIETKNITYLTKFPKIGKKTAQQMVLDLEGKVVVASDDLPSKVAVQTSAENQELEEAMEAMLALGYKATELKKIKKFFEGTTDTAENYIKSALKMLVK, from the coding sequence ATGTACGAATATTTTAAAGGAATCATCAGTAAAATTACAGCCAAGTACATCGTATTGGAAGTCAACTCTATCGGTTATATCTTGCATGTAGCCAATCCCTATGCCTACTCAGGTCAGGTCAATCAAGAAACTCAGATTTATGTGCACCAAGTTGTTCGTGAGGATGCCCATCTGCTCTACGGTTTTCGCTCAGAAGATGAGAAAAAGCTCTTTCTCAGTCTGATCTCGGTCTCAGGGATTGGTCCTGTGTCAGCTCTTGCTATCATCGCAGCTGATGACAATGCTGGCTTGGTTCAAGCGATCGAGACTAAGAACATCACCTACTTGACCAAGTTCCCTAAAATTGGCAAGAAAACAGCCCAGCAGATGGTGCTGGACTTGGAAGGCAAGGTAGTCGTGGCTAGTGATGACCTTCCTTCCAAGGTCGCAGTGCAAACCAGCGCTGAAAACCAAGAACTGGAAGAAGCTATGGAAGCCATGCTGGCACTGGGCTACAAGGCGACTGAACTTAAGAAAATCAAGAAATTCTTTGAAGGAACGACGGATACAGCAGAGAACTATATCAAGTCGGCCCTTAAGATGTTGGTCAAATAG
- a CDS encoding S66 peptidase family protein codes for MVSTIGIVSLSSGVIGEYFVKHEVELGIQRLKDLGLNPVFLPHSLKGLDFIKDHPKTRAEDLMQAFSDDSIDMILCAIGGDDTYRLLPYLFENDQLQKVIKQKIFLGFSDTTMNHLMLHKLGIKTFYGQSFLADICELDKEMLPYSLHYFKELIETGRISEIRPSDLWYEERTDFSPKALGTARISHVNAGFDLLQGNTQFEGEILGGCLESLYDIFDNSRYADSTELCQKYKLFPDLSDWEGKILLLETSEEKPEPEDFKKMLQALKETGIFKVISGLLVGKPMDETFYDDYKEALLDIIDNNIPIVYNLNVGHATPRAIVPFGVHAYVDAQEQVIRFDDNKK; via the coding sequence ATGGTTTCTACTATTGGTATTGTTAGTTTGTCTAGTGGTGTTATCGGAGAGTATTTTGTCAAACATGAAGTGGAGCTAGGTATCCAGCGTCTCAAGGATCTTGGACTCAATCCTGTCTTTTTGCCCCATTCGCTAAAGGGCTTGGACTTTATCAAGGATCATCCCAAGACGCGTGCAGAGGATTTGATGCAGGCCTTTTCGGACGATAGCATCGACATGATCCTATGCGCCATCGGTGGGGATGATACCTATCGCTTGCTACCCTACCTTTTTGAAAATGACCAACTACAAAAAGTTATCAAACAAAAGATTTTTCTTGGCTTCTCGGATACCACTATGAACCACCTTATGTTGCATAAACTAGGAATCAAGACTTTTTACGGCCAATCATTTCTAGCGGACATTTGTGAGTTAGACAAAGAAATGTTGCCCTATAGCCTCCACTACTTTAAAGAATTGATCGAGACTGGGAGAATCTCAGAAATCCGCCCTAGCGACCTTTGGTATGAGGAACGGACTGATTTTAGTCCCAAGGCCCTGGGAACAGCTCGTATCAGTCATGTAAATGCAGGTTTTGACTTGTTACAAGGAAATACCCAGTTTGAGGGAGAAATTCTCGGAGGTTGCCTTGAATCTCTCTATGATATCTTTGACAATTCTCGATACGCAGACAGCACGGAGCTCTGCCAAAAGTACAAACTCTTCCCTGACTTATCCGACTGGGAAGGAAAGATCCTCTTGCTAGAAACAAGTGAAGAAAAACCTGAACCTGAGGATTTCAAAAAAATGTTGCAGGCTTTGAAAGAAACTGGGATATTTAAGGTCATCAGTGGACTCTTGGTCGGGAAACCAATGGATGAAACCTTCTATGACGACTATAAGGAAGCACTATTGGATATCATTGATAACAATATCCCGATTGTCTATAATCTAAATGTCGGCCACGCAACGCCAAGAGCCATTGTTCCCTTTGGCGTTCACGCCTATGTAGATGCACAGGAGCAAGTCATTCGCTTTGACGATAACAAAAAATAA
- the uvrA gene encoding excinuclease ABC subunit UvrA: MQDKIVIHGARAHNLKNIDVEIPRDKLVVVTGLSGSGKSSLAFDTLYAEGQRRYVESLSAYARQFLGNMEKPDVDAIDGLSPAISIDQKTTSKNPRSTVGTTTEINDYLRLLYARVGTPYCINGHGAIKASSVEQIVDKVLELPERQRLQILAPVIRKKKGQHKSVIEKIQKDGYVRVRVDGEVYDVTEVPELSKSKQHNIDVVVDRIVIKEGIRSRLFDSIEAALRIAEGYVIIDTMDDSELLFSEHYACPVCGFTVPELEPRLFSFNAPFGSCSECDGLGIKLEVDVDLVVPDTSKTLREGALAPWNPISSNYYPNMLEQAMTAFGVDMDKPFEDLSEEDKNLILYGSDGKEFHFHYENEFGGVRDIDIPFEGVVNNIKRRYHETNSDYTRTQMRLYMNELTCGTCHGYRLNDQALSVRVGGEQGPHIGEISDLSIADHLELVSQLTLSENEAIIARPILKEIKDRLTFLNNVGLNYLTLSRSAGTLSGGESQRIRLATQIGSNLSGVLYILDEPSIGLHQRDNDRLIASLKKMRDLGNTLIVVEHDEDTMREADYLIDVGPGAGVFGGEIVAAGTPKQVARNSKSITGQYLSGKRAIPVPEERRSGNGRFIEVTGARENNLQNITARFPLGKFIAVTGVSGSGKSTLINSILKKAIAQKLNRNSDKPGKFKTITGIEHVDRLIDIDQSPIGRTPRSNPATYTGVFDDIRDLFAQTNEAKIRGYKKGRFSFNVKGGRCEACSGDGIIKIEMHFLPDVYVACEVCHGTRYNSETLEVHYKEKNISQVLDMTVNDAVEFFQHIPKIQRKLQTIKDVGLGYVTLGQPATTLSGGEAQRMKLASELHKRSTGKSFYILDEPTTGLHTEDIARLLKVLARFVDDGNTVLVIEHNLDVIKTADHIIDLGPEGGVGGGTIIATGTPEEVAANEASYTGHYLKGKLK; encoded by the coding sequence ATGCAAGATAAAATTGTGATTCATGGGGCACGTGCCCATAACTTAAAAAATATTGATGTGGAGATTCCGCGAGACAAGCTGGTCGTTGTGACTGGTTTGTCAGGGTCTGGGAAATCCAGTCTGGCCTTTGATACCCTTTATGCGGAGGGGCAACGTCGCTATGTAGAGAGTCTATCAGCCTATGCTCGACAATTCTTGGGCAATATGGAAAAACCAGATGTGGATGCCATTGATGGTCTCAGCCCAGCTATTTCCATCGACCAGAAAACCACCAGCAAAAACCCTCGTTCGACCGTGGGAACCACGACTGAAATCAACGATTATCTGCGTCTCCTCTACGCACGTGTGGGGACGCCTTACTGTATCAACGGGCACGGGGCTATCAAGGCTTCTTCTGTAGAGCAAATCGTGGATAAGGTCTTGGAATTGCCAGAACGTCAGCGCCTGCAAATATTAGCTCCTGTCATTCGTAAGAAAAAAGGGCAACATAAGAGCGTCATTGAAAAGATTCAGAAAGATGGCTATGTTCGTGTTCGTGTGGATGGGGAAGTTTATGATGTGACCGAAGTGCCAGAGTTATCCAAGAGCAAGCAACACAATATCGATGTTGTGGTCGACCGTATTGTCATCAAGGAGGGCATCCGTAGCCGTCTCTTTGACTCCATTGAGGCTGCCCTTCGTATCGCAGAAGGTTATGTGATTATCGACACTATGGACGATTCGGAGTTGCTCTTTTCTGAGCACTATGCCTGTCCAGTTTGTGGTTTTACTGTCCCAGAATTAGAGCCTCGACTCTTCTCCTTCAATGCTCCTTTTGGATCTTGTAGTGAGTGTGACGGTTTGGGCATCAAGCTAGAGGTGGATGTTGACTTGGTGGTTCCTGATACCAGCAAAACTTTGCGTGAGGGAGCCTTGGCACCTTGGAATCCTATCTCATCCAACTACTATCCAAACATGCTAGAGCAGGCCATGACAGCCTTTGGAGTAGATATGGATAAGCCTTTTGAAGACTTGTCAGAAGAAGATAAAAACTTGATTCTTTACGGCTCAGATGGCAAGGAATTCCATTTCCACTATGAAAATGAATTTGGTGGAGTGCGCGATATTGACATTCCTTTTGAGGGGGTTGTCAATAATATCAAGCGTCGTTACCATGAGACTAACAGTGATTACACGCGCACCCAGATGCGCCTCTACATGAATGAGCTGACCTGCGGAACTTGCCACGGCTACCGTCTCAACGATCAGGCCTTGTCTGTCCGTGTGGGTGGGGAGCAAGGGCCACATATCGGTGAAATTTCGGACCTGTCTATCGCAGACCATTTGGAATTAGTGAGCCAGCTGACCCTGTCTGAAAATGAAGCCATCATTGCCCGTCCTATCCTCAAGGAAATAAAGGATCGCTTGACCTTCCTCAATAACGTGGGACTCAACTATTTGACTCTGTCACGTTCGGCAGGAACCCTTTCAGGTGGGGAGAGTCAGCGTATTCGCTTGGCAACCCAGATTGGGTCCAACCTATCAGGTGTCCTTTATATCCTGGATGAGCCGTCGATTGGTCTTCACCAGAGGGATAATGACCGCTTGATTGCCAGTCTGAAAAAGATGCGTGACTTGGGCAATACTCTCATCGTGGTGGAACACGACGAAGATACCATGCGCGAGGCGGATTATCTGATTGACGTTGGTCCAGGTGCCGGTGTTTTTGGTGGCGAGATTGTTGCTGCAGGAACGCCCAAGCAGGTGGCCCGTAACAGTAAGTCTATTACAGGCCAGTACTTATCAGGAAAACGAGCGATTCCAGTACCAGAAGAGCGCCGTTCCGGAAATGGTCGTTTTATCGAGGTGACAGGAGCGCGTGAGAACAACTTGCAAAATATCACCGCTCGCTTCCCGCTAGGAAAATTCATCGCAGTGACAGGTGTATCAGGTTCAGGGAAATCGACCTTAATCAACAGCATTCTCAAAAAAGCCATTGCCCAGAAGCTCAATCGCAATTCAGACAAACCTGGTAAGTTTAAGACGATTACAGGGATTGAGCATGTAGACCGCTTGATTGATATTGACCAGAGCCCAATTGGACGAACGCCGAGGTCCAACCCGGCTACCTATACGGGGGTCTTTGACGATATACGTGACCTCTTTGCCCAGACAAATGAAGCTAAGATACGAGGCTATAAGAAGGGCCGTTTCAGTTTTAACGTCAAGGGAGGTCGTTGTGAAGCCTGCTCGGGTGACGGAATCATCAAGATCGAGATGCACTTCTTGCCAGATGTATATGTAGCCTGTGAAGTCTGCCACGGGACCCGCTATAACAGTGAAACCCTTGAAGTTCACTACAAGGAAAAGAATATCTCGCAGGTCTTGGACATGACCGTCAACGATGCGGTGGAATTCTTCCAACACATTCCCAAGATTCAACGCAAACTTCAGACCATCAAGGATGTGGGGCTGGGCTATGTAACGCTAGGGCAACCGGCTACCACCCTTTCTGGAGGAGAAGCTCAGCGTATGAAGTTGGCTAGTGAACTCCATAAACGCTCGACAGGAAAATCCTTCTACATTCTGGATGAGCCAACGACAGGGCTTCATACTGAGGATATCGCTCGCTTGCTTAAAGTCTTGGCTCGCTTTGTCGACGATGGAAATACAGTCCTCGTCATCGAGCACAATCTAGATGTTATCAAGACAGCAGACCATATCATCGATTTGGGTCCTGAGGGCGGTGTCGGTGGTGGAACCATCATCGCAACAGGAACCCCAGAAGAAGTAGCGGCCAACGAAGCCAGCTACACAGGACACTATTTGAAAGGAAAGTTAAAATAA
- a CDS encoding TfoX/Sxy family protein — translation MAYSQSLAQQIRKILALKLPPQIFEEELEEKKLFGGLAFMIRGKMVLTVSSRKDELVMVRIGKEIEKQVLPRTGAHTTLMRGRPYHGYIDLDIEGQKELPYWIDLALSYNQELTK, via the coding sequence ATGGCATATAGTCAATCTTTAGCTCAGCAGATTCGAAAAATTCTAGCACTCAAACTTCCTCCCCAAATTTTCGAAGAAGAGCTAGAAGAAAAGAAACTGTTTGGTGGCCTTGCCTTTATGATTCGTGGGAAAATGGTCCTTACAGTCAGTTCCAGAAAGGACGAGCTGGTTATGGTGAGAATTGGCAAAGAAATAGAAAAGCAAGTTCTACCCCGAACAGGAGCTCATACTACATTGATGAGAGGGAGACCTTATCATGGCTATATAGACCTAGATATCGAAGGTCAAAAAGAACTTCCTTACTGGATTGATTTAGCTCTCTCCTATAATCAAGAGTTGACCAAGTAA
- a CDS encoding Xaa-Pro peptidase family protein gives MLSRVEKFEVALKQTECDAVLVTNLKNIYYLTGFSGTEATVFISKKRRIFLTDSRYTLIAKGVVEGFDIVETRDAVGEIAKIIADDKLEKIGFDDEISYAYFKMLESVFAGHELVPMTGFIENLRMIKDEQEIATIRRACQISDQAFLDVLDFIKPGETTELAVMNFLDARMRQLGASGASFDFIIASGYRSAMPHGVASDKVIQKGETLTMDFGCYYNHYVSDMTRTVHVGQVTDEEREIYDIVLRSNQALIDAAKAGLSRIDFDRIPRQIINDAGYGPYFSHGIGHGIGLDIHEIPYFGKSEEPIKAGMVLTDEPGIYLDGKYGVRIEDDILITDTGCELLTLAPKELIVI, from the coding sequence ATGTTATCAAGAGTTGAAAAATTTGAAGTAGCCTTAAAACAGACAGAGTGTGATGCTGTCTTAGTAACCAATCTGAAGAATATTTACTATCTGACTGGTTTCAGCGGGACAGAGGCGACAGTTTTCATCAGTAAAAAGCGCCGGATTTTTCTGACGGATTCTCGTTATACTCTTATTGCCAAGGGCGTGGTTGAGGGCTTTGACATTGTGGAAACGCGCGATGCGGTTGGTGAAATTGCTAAAATTATAGCGGACGACAAGCTGGAAAAAATTGGCTTTGATGACGAGATTTCCTATGCTTACTTCAAGATGCTGGAAAGTGTGTTTGCTGGTCATGAGCTGGTTCCAATGACTGGTTTTATTGAAAATCTGCGGATGATCAAGGATGAGCAAGAAATCGCAACCATTCGTAGGGCCTGCCAGATTTCTGACCAAGCCTTCCTAGATGTACTGGATTTTATCAAGCCCGGTGAGACGACTGAGCTAGCCGTTATGAACTTTTTAGATGCCCGTATGCGCCAGCTAGGTGCTTCAGGTGCTTCTTTTGATTTTATCATCGCTTCGGGCTACCGCTCTGCTATGCCACATGGCGTGGCTAGTGACAAGGTCATTCAAAAGGGTGAAACCCTGACCATGGACTTTGGTTGCTACTACAACCACTATGTCAGCGATATGACGCGGACAGTTCATGTGGGGCAGGTGACAGATGAAGAGCGGGAGATTTATGATATTGTCCTGCGCAGCAATCAAGCCCTCATAGATGCAGCCAAGGCTGGTCTCAGTCGAATTGATTTTGACAGGATTCCGCGCCAGATTATTAACGATGCAGGCTACGGTCCTTACTTCAGCCACGGGATTGGACATGGGATTGGTTTGGATATCCATGAAATTCCTTACTTTGGCAAGTCAGAAGAGCCAATCAAGGCTGGCATGGTCTTGACCGATGAGCCGGGTATTTATCTGGATGGAAAATACGGGGTGCGTATCGAGGATGATATCTTGATTACGGATACAGGTTGCGAATTATTGACCCTTGCTCCAAAGGAATTAATTGTTATTTAA
- a CDS encoding MFS transporter: MKEFFALPKQIQMREWMSFVARILESAITPFMAMYYVQYFGAFWAGLLMITTKLIGFLAGLYGGHLADLWGRKKVIDWGNFGLASGYFLVLLANMPNHIFPFLTFVGMLLAETAGTFSWPAIDAMIIDLTDEQNRRFVYTISYWFVNVSVMLGAGLAGFFYDHHFFELLLVLTVISFLNFFLAWKYFSESKPANLVFEHGSSPLATVKNYVSVFQDKIFLLYTLGTVFNGVIWLQIDNYIPVHLKESFIASSVFGIHISGAKMLSIMVFINTLIIVCFITTANRLTKEMKIIPQFLLGSIIFDLGMLFTIVFRSFWALFLLAILYTMGELICMPPSQVLRAEMMNENKLGTYSGFLNMAQPLASILAGAMISISAATGAVGVWLVFIVCAVLGLLLIIRAAHLHGIANQL, from the coding sequence ATGAAAGAATTTTTTGCCCTCCCCAAGCAAATTCAAATGCGGGAATGGATGAGCTTTGTAGCACGGATTTTAGAGAGTGCCATTACTCCTTTTATGGCCATGTACTATGTTCAATATTTTGGAGCCTTTTGGGCGGGGTTATTGATGATCACAACCAAACTCATTGGTTTTTTAGCTGGACTGTATGGTGGACATTTGGCGGATCTTTGGGGACGTAAGAAAGTCATTGACTGGGGAAACTTTGGTCTTGCTAGTGGCTACTTTCTTGTGCTGCTGGCAAATATGCCTAATCATATTTTTCCCTTTTTGACTTTTGTCGGAATGTTGCTGGCAGAGACCGCAGGAACTTTCTCTTGGCCGGCTATTGATGCGATGATTATTGATTTGACCGACGAGCAAAATCGCCGTTTCGTTTATACGATTAGTTATTGGTTTGTCAATGTATCCGTTATGTTAGGAGCAGGGCTTGCAGGTTTCTTTTACGACCACCATTTTTTTGAGCTGCTTCTGGTTTTGACGGTGATTAGCTTCTTGAATTTTTTCCTCGCTTGGAAATATTTTTCAGAAAGCAAGCCAGCTAATCTGGTCTTTGAGCATGGTAGCAGTCCTTTGGCAACTGTGAAAAATTATGTTTCTGTTTTTCAGGACAAAATTTTCCTACTTTATACGTTAGGGACTGTATTTAATGGTGTTATCTGGTTGCAAATTGACAATTATATACCCGTTCATTTGAAAGAGTCATTCATCGCGAGTAGTGTTTTCGGTATTCATATTTCAGGAGCTAAGATGCTCAGTATCATGGTTTTTATCAATACCCTGATTATTGTTTGCTTCATAACGACTGCCAATCGTTTGACCAAGGAAATGAAGATCATACCGCAGTTTTTATTGGGAAGTATTATCTTTGACTTGGGTATGCTTTTCACCATTGTCTTCAGGAGTTTCTGGGCTCTGTTTTTGCTAGCCATTCTCTATACTATGGGGGAACTCATCTGCATGCCGCCAAGCCAAGTTTTGCGGGCGGAAATGATGAATGAGAATAAGCTCGGAACCTACTCAGGTTTCCTTAATATGGCGCAGCCTTTAGCGTCTATTTTAGCGGGGGCGATGATTTCTATCAGCGCTGCAACAGGTGCTGTAGGTGTTTGGCTCGTTTTTATTGTGTGTGCAGTACTTGGGCTGCTTCTTATCATCAGAGCAGCGCATTTACACGGAATTGCAAATCAATTATAG